TCACATTCCATCCCATTAAAACATGAGTGTTATACttaagaggaggaggaaaacggcattatttttatttttatttttttggatataaCGATGGAAGGTTGCTCGTAACGTttagatatatatgtatgtatgtatgtatacttgTACGTACGTACATAGGTTGGTaggtatatacgtatatatatttatagccgAACctccgtgcgacaaaagaaagTGGGCATTCACTGCCGCCTTCTACCGTAACGGGAGATCCGCATTTGGTTTCATCTATTTATCCTGATCAACCGACCTCCATGCATGAGAACTGTCGGCCATCCTCGGCAAAGCGGCACCTCTGTCAAAATTAACTTCTGTCACTCCACAGGAAGGAAAGGAGAGTGACATGGGCAGCAAGACAAGAACATGGCTCGCCTCATAAAAATCTTCCTCTCTCCGATGCTCATCATCCTTAAGAGTTCTCCCATGGCCGTAGATagtatggtttttttttttttttggccacaCTGGCGTCTCACTACACTCGGGTCTGAGTACGCCACGAGCAATCAGAGTGCAAAACATAAGCTAGTCCCTGTGAAATAGAATCAGTGCCGTTCCATGAGAAGGCTCCGGAATGATGTGCTATGAAGGAGACCACCCAATCCGCCACACTATTTACCTTCCAAAATATATGTGCGACCCCAAATGACGATAtagttatttaaaaaaaataaaattaaaaaaaaggatggcAACATCATTCTCATCATGGTCAACAACAAAGACCAGCaataaaaacaacaacaacaacaaatgcGATTTGCAATTAATGCTCATCATAGTAAATAGGATAATACAATTACAACTAGGCCTATTATTCTCCAATTTCACGAGTGATTGAGCAGCTTGCCCATTAGGATATATCAGGGAATTAATTGCGAGAAAAAGTAATGCTAATTTGATAAACAATACTCTCTTAGTGAGgaataaacaaacaaacaaacaaacaaaaatccttCCACTCGGCTAAATTATTTCAGCCTTCTCCATTGAAAAGTTATATTTTCCTATTAGGTATGGCCTAAAATTGTTATACATCTTAGGCTTGCATTTTTCCTATTAATTCATTGTCATTGTTATAATCATAAATGAAGTTAACAAAACATCTCTAACTTTgaagaggacaaaaaaaaattataaaatatttaaattagtGCTACTTAAAGGACTTATAAATTTACTACTTATCTGGATAACAAAGTAACTACATAGTCATTACatagttatatatatatggcTCCAAATGAGACTCTTAGATTTACATATTAACATACATCACACTAACCAAGCAGTGAATATAATTTACTTAAATATGCCTAGAGTAGTTTTCATGAGTTGAGCGGCGATAACAAGGTTCATCCTCTCGGTTGGGTGGAAGGCATCCCAGAAGACATACTTGTTCGCATCTTGGCATGTGAATAGACTCCTTCTATTGCATGTGTAACCCATCTCAAACATTCCTGTTGCGCAGCATCCGGACACTGCGTCCTCAAATCCTGCACACCATGTAATCAAACACATTGATCAGCgtttgatggctgatctaatCAGTTTAATCCAGTTCCTTGGCAGTATtcgtcttttcttttgattgaagttaaaaaatatttgttaggaCCAATAAATTCTTACGTAGATGTATGTCTATGATGCAAATAGTATTGAATAAAGAAAGATTTGCTAAAAACATTAATCAAATTGGACATTATAGAGCGAGCAAATTATGATTATCTGAAACTTTTAAGCTCGTCGGGGATTATTATATATTCTTTATATTAGTTTTCCAATATATCAGAAGTGGCTccttcaatatttttaaaaaatattatgacaTCATATGTGAGAACCCACTTCTGAATTACCATCGAAGATGTGTTGCGATCTATATGCGATACACTTATTATGTGGATGGATGGACCACAGTCTAACGTGCGATGTCCATGCCAATAATACAGGCATTTATGGGtaagaaaaagtttttttttttttttccaaagcaaACGCTTTTATGGATCATCGACGTCTGCTACGTGTTGCTGCAATTAAAGCAGAGATTTAGCTTGAACTCACCGAATGTCAATGGCTTCTTGATCACACCCAGCAAAACATAGTAGATATCGCCGTATACAATTGCGATACCAGGTAATTCTCGGTTAAGCTTGTTGATCGAGCGCTGCAGCTTGCTGTTAAAATTCGAGGCCACTTTGTTGTAGATTTCATTGCAGGCGTCCCTGGATGTCGGATTGGCGACTCGTTCCAACGGCAAACACCCCATTGGAGGAAGTCCAGTGAGGTCTATTTTGCGAGCACCTAATCTGTGAAGGTCCCTGATAAAATCTTTCAGCAATGCCAATCAGGAAGTCCTGGTATTGTTCCACGTTGTATTGCGACCGTCGGCCGCCGGGCACGGTGTAGTAGTTCTCGAGGAAGTCGTTAGTCCCTAAGCTTATAACATACACAGCCTCACTCAGTGTCTCTCGGGCCTTTGCCTCCCCTTGGTAAGCCTTCAACTTCTCCTGGTATTCTTTGAAGTATTCCAGTTCCCTCCATAGAGGTATGACGGACTGCAACAGGATGGAACAAGTTAGCATTAATTCAGAGGAAAAGGAGATGCCATGAGATATTGTGCGGTTGCGGCCTGAGGACTTACGAACACATCAGATGTGGCATTGTCGTAGCCACTGCCGGCGGAGGCGAAGCAGACGCCGGTGGCGAAGTCCTTGATGCCGTACTGGGGGTCGAGGTAGGCCGGCACGGCCGATGGGAGCCCAAAAGCTTGCGAGATGAAGTCGGTGGCGAGCCGCCCGTTGCAGAACCGACCCGTGGGCTGGCCGCCGTTGAAGTCACGGCCGTAGGGCTCGAAGTTGCTCCTGGCGATGGTCGGTATGAAGTTGTTGTTCCCGGCATCGACCGTGGAGTCCCCGAAGATGATGATCGCCGGAACTTCGGCTGCGATCTCGGTGGAATGCAGCAAGAGTACCTGGAGCAAGAGAAGCCAAGGCAAACAGCTGGGCGACATCTTCTCCCGACCAGACCAAGTGATGTGGGGGGGAATGGAGTAATGAGCAAACAAATAAATAGTTGAGTTGGCGGGGACCGGAGGGAAAGCTAAGATGGAAGCTGGTAATGAGGGATCCGTTAAAAAAATTTCGGTGCGCTTGCTTTGCCGTTCTTGTTGCCCACGAATGAGTTGTAGTGAGAGTTCCCAACCCTCTGCATGGATGGCTAGACTAATGAGAACGTACGACCGCGTGCGTGACCGGCAACGCTACTGAAGGTGAAAGAAACCAGAAACCCCGTGCGATCGTTCCCACCCAACAGAAAATGTAGGCCATTAAGACATCATTTAAAGGCCATCTGCTGGTCTCTTCCAAAGCTCACGTTGTTCAGTTTTTAGTGAACCAGCTGCACCGTTTAATCTGTTGGCTTTGATTTTATCTTCTCCTTAATTTATAACCCACCAGTCTCTCATTATAGAGTGTCGTGACAAAGACAGTCCATGAAAGTATCACGCActacataataataataattatttgtACACCAACTACTCATACGCAATGAATATGGATGCGAACTAAAAATGGTCGTTCCAAATAAAATCCGCAAAATAATAAGCCGCAAAAATAATCGTTCAGTCCgcaccatttatctctctataGATATGGATAAATTACTGAAAAGCATACTCTCTCGATCAATCACATCCTATGGGAGGCACGACCTAGATCATACTACATATTGTTTGGTGGCCGATCATTTAACTCTAACAGCAGCAATACAGGAGCGCAAAGCATCTTGCGCGGGCTACACGACACAGGATTTCGGCCGTTCTTTGAAGGTTTAGCGATGCTGTaaactaagggctcgtttggttcgtgggaagcattttttctcctaaaaatatgattcttgggaaacaaattcctatgaAGTGGATGATTAGGAAAGTAATTTTAATATGTTTAATTGATTGACCATGAGAAAATGACAAATTTCTAaagtgcttatatttggttggccatccatttTCCTgtgaaagttatgtataatttctattatgcccttaataaaaattaggtatttaatgcctctttaatgcttctttaatgctgaagggcttttttggaaaaaaataaaaatgaagtgattcccgcctcatggaaaagtaactttcccatgtttttcatgagaaagactttcccataaaatgtaggaatcatatttccatggaaATACAATTTTTCTGTCTCTCTCCTTAGAAAACTTCAATCAAACAAGAAGTATCTtattactttttcgttgaccacacttttttttctttttttttcaggaaccaaacgagccctaaagttTTCGTCCTGCTGCCCCAGAGTGCTGGGGGCAAAATCCTATCTTTATCGCGACCACAAATATAATTGAGACTCCTACGTCAATATTCTCCTAAAGGCTTccgtatttttttattctttgaaTGCGTATGCGTGTGTGGACGAGGTTCTACCGCACTTAGAAAGTATagttaggatttgtttaattagaATTTGCATCATACACTCTTACAATAAATGTCCAGGGCCAATTAATTAaatggaaacacaccttaaatTTATGGTCTGTGCGACTATACGTACTTGGGCTCGCGTCTTCTCTATTTTATAGGTAGATTAATAGGACACCTGATATAATTTTTATAgagttacatttttttttcttcttaaattGAATTCTAAATCAATGATCTAAACGATACGATATGATTTAATATCTCTACACTACttacatataaaaaatatataattggaGACATCTACTTTTGCATCAAGTATGCCAATTTTGCGTCATCTCAGGATCAAAGATAATGTGAGTGATAGTGATGAGATCATCATATTTGGTTGtaccactataatcctacacgGCAATGATCCCAAGTCACCCCCACTCCTCAAATTACCGCCGAACTCAGTAATGAAATATCTATCCCTGAAGTTGGATATTCGAAATCATCCCAGGAACAGCGATCTTAATTAGGTTgaatttgaaaacaaaaatattcCTCAATCTaacaaaaatattaatatattatattatattatattgatattatctatattatatttattatatataaattatattatcatagattattaattatattattgtcatattattatttattgatagttttaaattatagtagaaatactattatactttatatttatataataaaattatttaatatattactcctatttattctatttttttatcaaaataaatattaatattaaaaactagatattataaatattaatattaatattaattttataataataattaatatatctttATATAAAACTCTGGAACAGATTGTTAAATGGTTGGCTGATTGGGATTGCATAATATTCCACATGTGCATGCCGAAAAGATGGACGGCTGTCTTGTGGAGTAACATCTGCAACATAGTTGAGGGCCTGAGGCAGCCGTCTAGAAATTGTTTGAGATCATGAACCACATCTATTTCTGGGAACAACTTGGATTTGTGAAAATTAAATCATTGGACTAATTTAATTTTGGAGCATGTGTCAAACTTACTGAATTAATTAACTAACAGACTTCAAGTGCTCTATTAagggttcgggttgtatctttcatgtGAAAAAATAATGCAACCTTTTTTTGCAACATtaatggttggattgtgataGCCATTTTAACTTTTAAGATGTATGCAGatgattgggaaaaaaaatagtGCTTTGAGAGCTATGCAATGCATGCTCTAATAATTAATATGCCGCAAAAGGAGACCAACCATACTTTTATaggaaagatacaacccaagcaCCTCTGCCAATGCCAACAGTGGAATATTCACCAACATTGGAAATTAGAAAACGTTAGTTCCCAAAACGAGCGCATAAATTCCCATGCTCCAGTAATCTGACTTGCTTTTCAAGCTAGCTAGGCACCAGAGGAACTCTGGCTCATCAGTTTATTCTTGAAAGCACTAGAGGAACTCTAGTTCAATCCAGCTCCTTAGTCCAGTGGCCATATCTGACTGAGGATAGGCTGCAATTTTGGAGGAACGAAGTAGGGCTACAAGTAGGTTGGGTCGGATCGAGTTTTAGATCATATGACATTTAGAACATGTTTGGTTGGAAAAAATTGAAATCTAGAATAGAAATAAGAATGTGGCTCTCCATACAGTTGTTTGGTTGGAGATATTCCATTTTCATTCCAACTTCAGAGGAGAATGAAAATGGCCCTAATTCTTCAAAatgcaatttttatttttctattgtaTTTAAATTTCGTTCTAATTCCAATTGCGAAGCAAACATGTTGAAGGATATaactatttaaatttttattcgaattagttctgattctaattttggTCGTGAACTAAATACACCGCCATGTCCATGCAAATCCAATCACCCATCGGGTCAGACCGGGTTGGGTTAGATACCGTCGGATTTCCTCCTGCGCAAGCTGGTAGGGATGGTCTAGCCAAGCCCGGTCCGTTACCCGGTTCCAGCCTTATTTTGTTGTCGCCTCACTCTGTCGATTTGCAGTTCGAGAAGAAGAAATGGGTTCTCAGAGCCAAACAACCTCTCTCCAACGCCTTCATCTCGTCGAGAAGGTAATGCCCGGGATTCCAGTTGTTTTGTTTCTCCTCCTTTGGCTGCGTTTTTGTAACGGAGCATTCTTGAGCATACCGCAGCGAATAGTTCGGGAGGTGGAGTTGGCAGGGTCGGTGTAGTCCTCTGGATATATCGATATTACAACACAAATACGTATATGGAATGACTcggttcttttcctttttgcttcGATAAAATGATCTTATGGCATCAAGTTacaaaaagagaaagggaaaagaaaaatagaaaatctgAGTGAGTTTAATTACAATGAGTTTGCTCTGGGGTTGGTCTCCACCCATCTGGGAGAGTTAGGGAAGAAGACTCGGTATGGATTGAGCACCCGGCAACTATTGAAGGCCTTAAGGcccgtttgggggagcttttggagggccaaaaagcacttttagatgaaataaagatgtttggtaaaaattttgaaaagctaTTTAGCttttttcagaaagctaaaaatagctttttggaggaagctccattttggagattTCCGAAAAAACACTTTTAGGCCCGGTCGGAAAGctttttttaaccaaaatacccatattaaaatataacaattacacaaaatgtccctttaataattgtttaaccaattttatctagctaaaaatttgttatattatgaaaaattaatttatgctaataattataatattttatactttattattatattatactataaatataataatacattacattatatcataatacattgatatgttatgttaaataatttaatattatattaaattattatgctatagtatgcaatattatattactatattataataatattatattacattataataatattatactatatcatatatatttatgtattaatacatattatattttattatgctctgttttataatactatacaatgttctttatggtaattttgtcatatcaaaaatattttctcagtttgtttaccaagcACATGTTAAGTAgcacaacactttagaaatgttgttaccaaacagcaaacagctttttataaaactctacctcaaAAAGCTTTACTTATAAAAGCTCtattgccaacagctcccccaaacgagGCCTAAGTCAGTTTATTGTTAATTCATATTGTTCAATTTGTGTTAAAAGATGGCATaaaagtagttttttttttctttattatgttTAAGTTAGTATGCTAATAATCTTGTAATCGTATCTTGTGTTACAATTTTGGCTTATGTGGCCTAATGATTGCCTTTAATAActcaaaacagaaaaatataaTCCACCAAGAGGCCAAGGCTGAGCTGCTAACCTTAAACCTTGCCATGCAAATTTGCTAAACAACATTATGATCAATGATTTGGCCTGAGCCAGGGCAAAGATAGCATCCTGGATCTTGACTGCATCGAGTCCATATTATTTGGATGCTGAGTTGATATGCCTTTTGTTCTCCAATTTCTATTCAAGAAACACTTTCTGATCCTCACTAGGAAAAGACTATTTTACAAAAACACTGACTTGGAAATTACTAACTTTGGTTAAAGGGAAACATGCAGTATATTGTCACTGGCTCTAAAATGTTAAATTCCAATTTGGTCGGTCCGAATGATGGATAAAAAGCATATTTTGTACTAAAGGGCTGCACAATGCATCTGTTGATAGAGAAAGTATCTACCTGAGGAAAGATATTGCTATCAATCTGTTAAATGTTGCAAAATACATAACATTTAGGATCCTAGCTGCAGGAAATTATAAGCTTTCTACTCATTTTGTCATAGGATCAATCACTGAACACTATCGATCTTAGCTTGACACTCCAGTTACAAACAGATTGCAGTAGTAGCCTCCACATACATCCTGCATGCCAACCACACTAGATCCATATCGTAACTTGTCACCTACATGCAATAGATCCACTTGGCCAGTTACATCCTGGTGAGCAATTCCATAAGATGAAACATCTCAATTCCTGCATATTCAATATTAGTAAGGCATCTTTATATCTCATTATGTGCTTGAGACATTCTTATATCCCAATAGCGAAAGTCCAACATGAGTGAGTCATTCTGTTCTTTTCTTAATGAATGTTTTGTTTTCTTCCTCTTTATATAGTGAACGTTGCATGGAGCTCTCTGAACTTTGTGTACTTTCTGAGTTTTCTCAGAACCCAATCACATGATTGACGTGATAACTTGCCATTTTACGTGTAGCA
The window above is part of the Phoenix dactylifera cultivar Barhee BC4 unplaced genomic scaffold, palm_55x_up_171113_PBpolish2nd_filt_p 000299F, whole genome shotgun sequence genome. Proteins encoded here:
- the LOC103714106 gene encoding LOW QUALITY PROTEIN: GDSL esterase/lipase At2g04570-like (The sequence of the model RefSeq protein was modified relative to this genomic sequence to represent the inferred CDS: deleted 1 base in 1 codon), with the protein product MSPSCLPWLLLLQVLLLHSTEIAAEVPAIIIFGDSTVDAGNNNFIPTIARSNFEPYGRDFNGGQPTGRFCNGRLATDFISQAFGLPSAVPAYLDPQYGIKDFATGVCFASAGSGYDNATSDVFSVIPLWRELEYFKEYQEKLKAYQGEAKARETLSEAVYVISLGTNDFLENYYTVPGGRRSQYNVEQYQDFLIGIAEDFIRDLHRLGARKIDLTGLPPMGCLPLERVANPTSRDACNEIYNKVASNFNSKLQRSINKLNRELPGIAIVYGDIYYVLLGVIKKPLTFGFEDAVSGCCATGMFEMGYTCNRRSLFTCQDANKYVFWDAFHPTERMNLVIAAQLMKTTLGIFK